A genomic window from Clostridium aceticum includes:
- a CDS encoding pyridoxamine 5'-phosphate oxidase family protein, whose protein sequence is MDKKMAPLELRQHIVEFLREHKSASLATCKDGIARCSPVQYFLGKETDIYILSAGGEKFKAIQQNPNVCLLVNTEYINHRRIKGVQVFGEARICAQDKKIFEEAMKYNPDNEIVEFKGDQLKAIKIVPKEVVYLDSLEKGDRTKQILRHEEVFLQQEDLVVH, encoded by the coding sequence ATGGATAAAAAAATGGCACCACTAGAGCTAAGACAACACATTGTAGAATTTTTGAGGGAACATAAAAGTGCCTCTTTAGCTACCTGCAAAGACGGCATAGCTAGATGCAGTCCTGTACAGTACTTTCTAGGAAAAGAAACGGATATATATATTTTATCTGCTGGCGGAGAAAAGTTTAAGGCAATTCAACAAAATCCTAATGTATGTTTATTAGTAAATACAGAGTATATCAACCATAGACGTATTAAAGGTGTTCAGGTGTTTGGAGAAGCAAGAATTTGTGCTCAAGATAAAAAGATTTTTGAAGAGGCTATGAAATATAACCCAGACAATGAAATTGTAGAGTTTAAAGGGGATCAGCTAAAGGCCATCAAGATTGTGCCAAAGGAAGTGGTGTATTTAGATTCCTTAGAAAAAGGCGATAGAACAAAGCAGATTTTAAGACATGAGGAAGTTTTTCTTCAACAAGAGGACTTAGTAGTGCACTAA